The following proteins come from a genomic window of Phnomibacter ginsenosidimutans:
- a CDS encoding glycosyl hydrolase 115 family protein: MKQLTLRMHVLTFTAIMLLLLPAAAQQTGLRISEQTTANSFPLLASGRSAKILTDTADARVVQIAAKAFCNDIALLTGIEPDMQHEPTGKYTVIAGTIGHNKWIDALVASKRLNVTAIQGKWECFTITTIQQPFPGTAQALIIAGSDRRGTAFGIFHLSRMLGVSPWVWWADATPQKKKQLYVSGSYVSKEPSVKYRGIFINDEDWGLFPWAKRTMDTDVQNIGPKTYAKVFELLLRLKANYIWPAMHDSTKAFYYYKQNPKVADDYAIAIGGSHCEPMLRNNVCEWEQTFEEEYNKKPGEWRYDINKDEIYKYWDDRIKEAVNYESVVTIGMRGVHDGGMPGPKDPDEKVKLLENIITDQRGILQTNFKRPAEMLPQIFVPYKEVLSLYRRGMKLPDDITIIWPDENFGYIRQLSTPAEQQRSGGSGVYYHLSYLGGPHDYTWLASTAPSLIAYEMTKAYQFGAKRLWVVNVGDIKPAELETQFFLDLAWDINAWTPEKAQEYVLHWVTQHFGKTLAPEMAAIKNEYYRLAQEAKPEFMRMLTFVPAARAVRLAAYTKLYQRTAALKKQIPVNQLNAFFELIEYPVKGASLINQKIIYAQMSHEFPLHAKEFSFKSKQAYDEIKRLTHHYNTGIENGKWNGIISDMPRNLAVFGMPVVAAPEVLEGSVNKSVVYDRRYLDRTVDSFGVQTGQASLLSIPATAFKNKNEIATEKIISINGLGTGGKSISRYPFTGASFKKDEYGKAPYVEYELSVNPGEYELVLKCLPTHAIHKGRNLGMAISINDAAIQFVDIDNPQEDKRWKTDILRGYSESTLPLHITNKGITKVRIYLLDTGLALSKVDVRNN, from the coding sequence ATGAAACAGCTCACCTTGAGGATGCATGTATTGACATTTACTGCCATCATGCTGTTATTGCTACCAGCTGCAGCACAGCAAACCGGACTGCGCATTTCCGAACAAACGACAGCCAATAGTTTTCCGCTGCTGGCATCTGGTAGATCAGCCAAAATACTCACAGACACTGCCGATGCCCGTGTGGTGCAAATAGCTGCTAAAGCGTTTTGTAACGATATTGCATTGCTGACAGGTATAGAACCTGACATGCAACATGAACCAACAGGTAAATACACGGTGATTGCCGGCACTATCGGTCACAATAAATGGATTGATGCTCTTGTAGCATCAAAGCGATTGAACGTAACAGCCATACAAGGAAAATGGGAATGCTTTACCATCACGACTATTCAGCAGCCGTTTCCCGGTACAGCACAGGCACTCATCATAGCAGGCAGCGACAGAAGAGGCACGGCTTTTGGTATTTTTCATTTATCGAGAATGCTGGGCGTTTCACCTTGGGTTTGGTGGGCCGATGCAACACCACAAAAGAAGAAACAATTGTACGTTTCAGGTAGCTATGTTTCCAAAGAACCTTCGGTGAAGTATCGTGGTATTTTTATTAATGATGAAGACTGGGGATTGTTTCCATGGGCGAAACGAACCATGGATACGGATGTTCAGAATATTGGTCCGAAAACATATGCAAAAGTATTTGAACTGCTACTGCGTTTAAAAGCGAACTATATATGGCCGGCCATGCACGACAGTACGAAAGCATTTTACTATTACAAACAAAATCCGAAGGTGGCCGATGATTATGCCATTGCCATTGGTGGCAGTCATTGCGAACCCATGCTGCGCAACAATGTGTGTGAATGGGAACAAACCTTTGAGGAAGAGTACAACAAAAAACCAGGTGAATGGCGATACGATATCAATAAAGATGAGATATACAAGTATTGGGACGACCGCATCAAAGAAGCGGTAAACTATGAATCTGTAGTAACCATTGGTATGCGTGGTGTGCATGATGGTGGCATGCCCGGCCCGAAAGACCCGGATGAAAAAGTAAAACTATTGGAGAATATCATAACCGATCAACGTGGCATTTTGCAGACTAATTTCAAGCGTCCTGCGGAAATGCTGCCACAGATTTTTGTGCCTTATAAAGAAGTGTTGAGCCTATACCGCAGAGGCATGAAGTTGCCCGATGATATAACCATCATTTGGCCCGATGAAAACTTTGGCTATATCCGTCAGTTGAGTACACCGGCCGAACAGCAACGCAGTGGTGGCAGTGGCGTATATTATCATCTTTCCTATTTGGGTGGCCCGCATGATTATACATGGCTTGCTTCCACAGCACCATCATTAATTGCCTATGAAATGACAAAGGCTTACCAGTTTGGTGCAAAACGCTTGTGGGTAGTGAATGTTGGCGATATAAAACCTGCTGAACTCGAAACACAGTTCTTCCTGGATCTTGCCTGGGACATCAACGCATGGACTCCCGAAAAAGCACAGGAGTATGTATTGCATTGGGTAACGCAGCATTTTGGAAAGACATTAGCGCCTGAAATGGCGGCCATCAAAAATGAATACTATCGTTTGGCACAGGAAGCAAAGCCTGAGTTTATGCGTATGCTCACATTTGTACCAGCTGCAAGAGCAGTACGACTAGCCGCTTATACAAAGTTGTATCAACGTACCGCTGCATTGAAAAAACAAATACCAGTAAACCAGCTAAATGCTTTTTTTGAATTGATTGAATACCCTGTAAAAGGGGCATCACTCATCAATCAGAAAATTATTTATGCCCAGATGAGTCATGAATTTCCATTACATGCAAAAGAATTTTCATTCAAGTCGAAGCAAGCGTATGATGAAATAAAACGATTGACACATCATTACAACACCGGTATTGAAAATGGAAAGTGGAACGGTATCATCAGCGATATGCCACGTAATCTTGCGGTGTTTGGTATGCCAGTTGTTGCTGCACCAGAAGTGCTGGAGGGCAGCGTCAATAAATCCGTAGTCTACGACAGAAGATACTTAGACAGAACCGTTGATTCATTTGGTGTGCAAACGGGTCAAGCTTCACTATTGAGCATTCCAGCAACAGCTTTTAAAAACAAAAATGAAATTGCTACAGAAAAGATTATCAGTATAAACGGATTGGGTACCGGTGGGAAAAGCATTTCCCGTTATCCCTTTACCGGTGCATCATTCAAAAAAGATGAATACGGCAAAGCACCGTATGTGGAATATGAATTATCTGTAAATCCCGGCGAATACGAATTGGTATTAAAATGCTTGCCCACTCATGCCATTCATAAAGGAAGAAATCTCGGTATGGCCATTTCCATCAATGATGCTGCCATACAATTTGTTGATATTGATAATCCACAGGAAGACAAACGATGGAAGACAGATATACTGAGAGGATATTCTGAATCGACTTTGCCATTGCATATCACAAATAAAGGTATAACGAAAGTGCGGATTTATTTGTTAGATACAGGATTGGCTTTAAGCAAGGTGGATGTTCGTAATAACTGA
- a CDS encoding family 43 glycosylhydrolase: MIHAQFATIQNDRFWYTNDGKPINSQGGGIFRFANATGEEKYYWYGVHYAEADSFRNNPTNTFNQCTFEAVTCYSSTDLVHWNFEANVLSKSEVLKDGRNTWVGRLGVAYLPETQQYAMLVQHGSEVLIAVSKQPTGPFTWHRKINMQSMIGTSNTGDQTVFTDENTGKSFLVYSYGKGRNKIYVSEIGVVNGQVGLLDCTKVFEGESREGNCMFQYNGRYYMAASNIYGWDASYAYYLMANDIRGPYTPVNNMQVMKGCEFDYAHVSQTGFFVSIHGSKQTSILYCGDRWANFAGNGLGYNQWVPLSFEDSVPIFHSLHAWDLNASTGVWKVNPLNNYALNPSFEADRKAIPSLVKPVQQQLTGWHSEVLQGNNISLDTSISPILNHANTTAERHMVTGERSLSMSDKTAFERKVYQTISSTYHVPLPNGRYTFSAMAKYSAGIEKLELFATSNQQTYRLPLHSHTETWHRVTLNNVLVKNGQADIGFYIKANALAYCHIDDVAFVQEK; encoded by the coding sequence TTGATACATGCTCAATTTGCAACTATCCAAAACGACCGATTTTGGTACACCAATGATGGCAAACCCATCAATAGTCAAGGTGGTGGTATTTTCCGTTTTGCCAACGCAACTGGTGAAGAAAAATATTATTGGTACGGTGTACACTATGCAGAAGCAGACAGTTTTCGAAATAATCCTACCAATACTTTTAATCAATGCACATTTGAAGCTGTCACATGCTATTCGTCAACCGACTTAGTGCACTGGAATTTTGAAGCCAATGTACTCAGCAAAAGTGAAGTACTAAAGGATGGCCGTAATACCTGGGTGGGCCGATTGGGCGTCGCTTACCTGCCCGAAACACAACAATATGCCATGCTGGTGCAGCATGGTTCCGAAGTATTGATTGCTGTGAGCAAACAACCAACGGGACCGTTTACATGGCATCGAAAAATCAACATGCAATCTATGATTGGTACCAGCAATACTGGCGACCAAACTGTATTTACCGACGAAAATACCGGCAAATCATTTCTCGTATATTCTTATGGTAAAGGCAGAAACAAAATCTATGTTTCTGAAATTGGAGTAGTCAATGGTCAGGTTGGTTTACTCGATTGCACCAAGGTGTTTGAAGGTGAAAGCCGTGAAGGCAATTGCATGTTTCAATACAACGGTCGTTACTACATGGCAGCCTCCAACATTTATGGCTGGGATGCTTCGTATGCCTATTACCTGATGGCGAATGATATTCGTGGTCCCTACACACCCGTCAACAACATGCAGGTAATGAAAGGTTGCGAATTCGACTATGCACACGTGTCGCAAACGGGCTTTTTTGTAAGCATCCATGGCAGTAAGCAAACCAGCATTTTGTATTGCGGCGATCGCTGGGCCAATTTTGCCGGCAATGGTCTTGGCTATAACCAATGGGTGCCGCTTTCCTTCGAAGACAGTGTGCCCATTTTTCATTCATTGCATGCATGGGACCTGAATGCATCAACGGGAGTTTGGAAAGTAAATCCGCTCAACAATTACGCACTTAATCCCAGTTTTGAAGCTGACAGAAAAGCAATACCCAGTTTGGTAAAACCAGTGCAGCAACAGCTCACCGGCTGGCATAGCGAAGTATTGCAAGGCAACAATATCAGTCTTGATACATCAATTTCACCAATACTGAATCATGCCAATACAACGGCAGAAAGACACATGGTAACAGGGGAACGAAGCTTGAGCATGAGTGATAAAACGGCATTTGAAAGAAAAGTGTACCAAACAATCAGCAGCACATATCATGTGCCCCTGCCCAATGGACGTTATACTTTTTCTGCAATGGCAAAATACAGCGCCGGTATAGAAAAACTGGAACTGTTTGCCACAAGCAATCAGCAAACCTATCGCCTGCCCCTGCACAGCCACACCGAAACATGGCACAGGGTAACCCTGAATAATGTGCTGGTAAAAAATGGACAAGCAGATATTGGTTTTTACATAAAAGCCAATGCTCTTGCCTATTGCCACATCGATGATGTAGCGTTTGTACAAGAAAAGTAA
- a CDS encoding response regulator transcription factor, producing MPEKVLFVEDEQDLGSLVKQYLETKGFDIDWYDNPKNALKAFRDNYDHYGICLLDVQMPQKSGFELAENIQTINEHLPFVFLTARTEKKDRLTGLKIGAADYICKPFDIDELALKLKNIMKMTSGHVATKPQTSVFMIGDLLYNREQLTVTPPDKKITKLTNREAELLEYFYQHKNKRIRKEEILVRIWGENDYFLGRSLDVFISRLRKIVSKSEKITLSNVYGAGYIFNIKEEEA from the coding sequence ATGCCAGAGAAAGTATTATTTGTGGAGGACGAACAAGACCTGGGCAGTTTGGTGAAACAATACCTCGAAACCAAGGGCTTCGATATTGATTGGTACGACAATCCAAAAAATGCGCTGAAAGCTTTTCGCGACAACTACGATCATTATGGCATTTGCCTGCTTGATGTACAAATGCCACAAAAAAGTGGTTTTGAACTGGCAGAAAATATTCAAACCATCAATGAACATTTGCCTTTTGTTTTCCTGACGGCCCGTACCGAAAAGAAGGATCGCCTTACCGGATTAAAAATCGGAGCTGCTGATTATATCTGTAAGCCGTTCGACATTGATGAGTTGGCCCTCAAGCTCAAGAACATCATGAAAATGACTTCGGGCCATGTGGCCACCAAGCCACAAACATCAGTGTTCATGATTGGCGATTTGCTGTACAACCGCGAACAACTCACCGTAACGCCACCAGACAAAAAAATAACAAAGCTCACCAACCGCGAAGCGGAGTTGCTGGAATACTTTTACCAGCACAAAAACAAACGCATTCGCAAAGAAGAAATACTGGTGCGCATTTGGGGCGAAAACGATTATTTCCTGGGCCGCAGCCTCGATGTATTCATTTCCCGGCTACGCAAAATTGTGTCTAAGTCAGAAAAAATAACGCTGAGCAATGTGTACGGTGCAGGTTACATTTTCAATATCAAAGAAGAGGAAGCGTAA
- a CDS encoding sensor histidine kinase, whose protein sequence is MYAPAFCVWCKLIHIQNIYKLEEKVYNVEEAKIIKKAYEESIVNDKLFPGAVHIIDSFIYRHLDTLEYLSRHNKAAFADLSKRITDSMFIRLSAANNIQPLLDAVIAQHKMNPDLQYALFVNHLSIAPEANVYVPLFTNTADNVHSTVPYLAHYGAKIGGTLSSYPPQSLVSNIKVSSTIAHSYRMEFSLYCDRPDRLTYILKKTLPQTSLSVFSIVAMLSIYFLTFANWVRQKKESEMKSDFINTISHEFQTPLTTIIIANKTIENENQQIRSPQLDALSSIIKRQSERLTVLVKQVIETSGEKPIRLELEEHVLNDELEEIISDYRINVDEENTHIVFSPHSGEQRVLLDKLHFTSIVLNMLDNSVKYNHKTEKEILVSTYLKNASTIALSIKDNGDGMSSKVKKRMFQKFYRNPSLVSSNKPGIGLGLYHTKKCIDAHQWSVEVHSKKDIGTEFIIYIPIATKHSNSDS, encoded by the coding sequence TTGTATGCACCAGCATTTTGTGTTTGGTGCAAGCTCATACACATCCAAAACATTTACAAGCTTGAAGAAAAAGTATACAATGTAGAAGAAGCCAAAATCATTAAAAAGGCATATGAAGAAAGCATTGTAAACGATAAACTTTTTCCTGGTGCAGTACACATCATCGATAGCTTTATTTACCGGCATTTGGACACGTTGGAATATTTATCCCGCCACAACAAAGCTGCCTTTGCCGATTTATCGAAGCGCATTACCGATTCTATGTTTATCCGCCTGTCGGCAGCCAACAACATACAACCCCTGCTGGATGCAGTGATAGCGCAACATAAAATGAATCCGGACCTGCAGTATGCATTGTTTGTAAATCATTTGTCTATAGCGCCGGAAGCCAATGTGTATGTACCCTTATTTACCAACACCGCAGACAATGTGCACAGCACCGTGCCTTATCTGGCACACTATGGCGCCAAAATTGGTGGTACACTCAGCAGCTATCCGCCACAGTCGCTGGTGTCCAATATTAAAGTGAGTTCTACCATTGCACACAGCTACCGCATGGAGTTTTCGCTGTACTGCGACCGGCCAGACAGGCTTACGTATATCCTTAAAAAAACATTGCCGCAAACGTCGCTGTCAGTGTTTTCCATTGTAGCCATGCTCAGCATTTACTTTCTCACGTTTGCCAACTGGGTACGGCAGAAAAAGGAAAGTGAAATGAAATCAGATTTCATCAACACCATCAGCCACGAATTTCAAACACCACTCACTACCATCATTATTGCCAACAAAACCATCGAAAACGAAAACCAGCAAATCCGCAGTCCGCAGCTTGATGCACTCAGCAGCATTATTAAACGGCAAAGTGAACGCTTGACCGTACTGGTAAAACAAGTAATAGAAACCAGTGGCGAAAAACCCATTCGCTTAGAGCTGGAAGAGCATGTGCTCAACGATGAACTGGAAGAAATCATTTCTGATTACCGCATCAATGTGGATGAAGAAAACACCCACATCGTTTTTTCGCCACACAGTGGAGAGCAGCGGGTTCTGTTGGACAAACTACATTTTACGTCTATCGTGCTGAATATGCTCGACAACAGCGTCAAATACAATCACAAGACTGAAAAAGAAATTTTGGTGAGCACCTACCTGAAAAATGCAAGTACCATTGCCCTCAGCATCAAAGACAATGGTGACGGCATGAGCAGCAAAGTAAAAAAAAGAATGTTTCAAAAATTTTACCGCAATCCATCGTTGGTATCCAGCAACAAACCTGGCATTGGCCTTGGATTGTACCATACCAAAAAGTGTATAGATGCACACCAGTGGAGTGTAGAAGTACACAGCAAAAAAGACATTGGTACAGAGTTTATTATTTACATACCCATCGCAACAAAACATTCCAACAGCGATAGCTAA
- a CDS encoding SusC/RagA family TonB-linked outer membrane protein, with protein MNKLSVSRSFLSLLLGCCLLAFSAAAQTTVKVSGVVKDRLDKAMSGVSVTVQGNAKLGTQTNDKGEFSITVSTTDALVFSYVGYQSVTRPVSNTIYFEVVLDAAQGSQEEVVVVGFGKAKKVSLVGAQSSVNVQDLKQPVANLSTVLAGRISGIVGVQRTGLPGENAGDLWIRGISTFGPNSTGALVIIDGVQGRDLNSLDPEDIASFTILKDASATAVYGVAGANGVILINTKRGKTAKPVLKFNYNQGVTAFTKLPELTGAASYMNLRNEARLASGLGAEYAQAYIDSTMAGNQPYLYPNVDWMKEIFKEAGGTRRFNFSASGGSENANYYVALAYYDEQSLLRNDGSQGYESNQRFKRYNFTSNISMNWTKTTKFDLGIQGYITNLNTPGVNAQAAFRDVMVTTPILYPKMYPGNLVPGINAANAQRNPYEEITQTGYVNTASNQVYSNARITQDLAAITPGLTVYGLFSFDAYNTQVISRTRQRNTYKMDPVNPYNADGSVNLLPVITNGSDNLNYGRANGGNRSYYLETALNYDRAFGKNHRVTGLMLFNQRSYIDAFAADLTASLPYRSMGLAGRGTYAYKEKYFAELNFGYNGSENFAPEKRFGFFPSIGVGWVLSKEKFFEPISNVFQFFKLRYSDGLVGSGAGGRRFGYLTIVSDASTVPGFNWGNGQSNQGSGGGVQVQDFGAAVQWSKSRKQDLGIEFKTFNSKLSVIVDFFKEHRTGVFLQRASLPSYVGLVNNPYGNLGVIDNAGFDATIETSQFHWGNTKWDFRGTITYNRDKIIENDQPVQPFPYMERRGFNSLSTYGYTAMGLFADQKEIDNAPDQTPLGGRPRPGDIRYKDLNSDGLINNLDISRIGNGDVPNLIYGLGANVEWKRFYIGVFFQGSDGAQRLLTGDGIIPFNNSTGPERSNLLTIAEDRWTEANPNPNAFYPRLAYGNAANRNNAVASSWWIKDISFVRLKTLAMGYNLPDKWVKRAGFKSAQVYAQGFNLIYWSPFKLWDPELNTGNGAIYPNIRTFSVGLEFTL; from the coding sequence ATGAACAAACTATCAGTAAGTAGGTCTTTCCTCAGCTTGCTTCTTGGTTGTTGTCTGCTGGCTTTTTCAGCAGCGGCACAAACTACCGTAAAAGTAAGCGGCGTAGTAAAAGACCGACTGGACAAAGCAATGTCTGGTGTAAGTGTAACCGTGCAGGGCAATGCCAAACTGGGTACACAAACCAACGACAAGGGTGAATTTTCCATCACCGTTTCTACCACCGATGCCCTCGTGTTTTCTTACGTGGGCTATCAATCTGTAACCCGGCCAGTGAGCAACACCATTTACTTTGAAGTAGTACTCGATGCCGCACAAGGCAGCCAGGAAGAAGTAGTAGTGGTGGGTTTTGGTAAGGCCAAAAAAGTTAGCCTTGTAGGAGCACAGTCGTCTGTAAATGTGCAAGACCTGAAACAACCCGTTGCCAATTTGAGTACTGTATTGGCTGGTCGCATTTCGGGTATTGTGGGTGTGCAGCGTACGGGCTTGCCCGGCGAAAATGCCGGTGATCTCTGGATTCGTGGCATTTCTACTTTTGGCCCCAACTCAACCGGCGCATTGGTGATTATTGATGGTGTGCAGGGTCGTGACCTCAACTCTCTCGATCCGGAAGACATTGCCTCTTTCACCATTTTGAAAGATGCCTCGGCCACAGCAGTGTATGGGGTAGCAGGTGCCAATGGTGTTATTCTCATCAATACCAAGCGGGGCAAAACTGCTAAGCCAGTATTGAAGTTCAACTACAATCAAGGGGTAACTGCATTTACAAAATTGCCTGAGCTTACCGGTGCTGCATCGTACATGAATTTACGCAATGAAGCCCGCCTGGCTTCCGGACTTGGCGCTGAGTATGCACAAGCATACATCGATTCTACCATGGCCGGCAATCAGCCTTATCTCTATCCAAATGTTGATTGGATGAAAGAGATATTTAAAGAAGCCGGTGGTACTCGTCGCTTCAACTTTAGCGCCAGCGGTGGCAGCGAAAATGCCAACTACTATGTGGCATTGGCTTACTACGATGAGCAGAGCCTGCTGCGCAACGATGGGTCACAAGGGTACGAATCAAATCAGCGTTTTAAGCGTTACAATTTTACCAGCAACATTAGTATGAACTGGACGAAGACGACCAAGTTCGACCTCGGTATTCAGGGCTACATTACCAACCTGAACACACCGGGTGTAAATGCACAAGCTGCTTTTCGTGATGTGATGGTGACCACGCCTATTTTGTATCCGAAAATGTATCCGGGCAATTTGGTGCCGGGTATCAATGCTGCCAATGCACAGCGCAACCCGTATGAAGAAATTACTCAAACCGGCTATGTAAACACAGCCAGCAATCAGGTGTATTCCAATGCCCGCATTACGCAGGATTTGGCGGCTATTACGCCCGGTCTTACGGTATACGGTTTATTTTCTTTTGATGCTTACAACACACAGGTCATCAGCCGTACCCGTCAGCGCAATACCTATAAAATGGATCCAGTTAATCCGTACAATGCAGATGGTTCTGTAAACCTGCTGCCCGTTATTACCAATGGATCCGACAACCTGAACTATGGTCGTGCCAACGGTGGCAACCGTTCGTATTATCTGGAAACAGCCCTCAATTACGACCGTGCTTTTGGTAAAAACCATCGGGTTACAGGGTTAATGCTTTTTAACCAACGCTCATATATTGATGCATTTGCTGCAGACCTTACTGCTTCGCTGCCATACCGCAGTATGGGCCTGGCCGGAAGAGGCACCTATGCATACAAAGAGAAATATTTTGCAGAGCTCAACTTCGGGTACAATGGTTCTGAAAACTTTGCACCAGAAAAACGTTTTGGCTTCTTCCCTTCAATAGGTGTGGGTTGGGTGCTCTCTAAAGAAAAATTCTTTGAGCCCATCAGCAATGTGTTTCAGTTTTTCAAACTCCGCTACTCCGATGGTTTAGTAGGTTCTGGTGCTGGTGGTCGTCGTTTCGGTTATCTCACCATTGTGTCCGATGCGTCTACTGTGCCTGGTTTTAACTGGGGCAATGGCCAAAGCAACCAGGGAAGCGGCGGCGGTGTACAGGTGCAGGATTTTGGTGCAGCTGTGCAGTGGTCTAAATCCCGCAAGCAAGATTTGGGTATTGAATTCAAAACATTCAATTCAAAATTGTCTGTCATTGTCGACTTCTTTAAAGAACACAGAACAGGTGTGTTTTTGCAAAGGGCCAGTCTTCCTTCATACGTAGGATTGGTAAACAATCCTTATGGCAACCTGGGTGTGATAGACAATGCAGGTTTTGATGCCACCATTGAAACATCGCAGTTTCACTGGGGCAATACCAAGTGGGATTTCCGTGGTACAATCACTTACAACCGCGACAAGATTATTGAAAATGATCAGCCGGTACAGCCCTTCCCTTACATGGAACGCAGAGGCTTCAATAGCTTGTCTACATACGGCTACACCGCTATGGGTTTGTTTGCCGATCAAAAAGAAATTGACAATGCGCCAGACCAAACACCACTTGGCGGACGTCCTCGTCCCGGTGATATCCGCTACAAAGATTTGAACAGTGATGGTCTCATCAACAACCTCGACATCAGCCGCATTGGCAATGGTGATGTGCCCAATTTGATTTATGGTTTGGGCGCCAACGTAGAATGGAAACGCTTTTACATTGGTGTTTTCTTCCAGGGCTCTGATGGTGCACAGCGATTGCTGACTGGTGATGGTATTATTCCTTTCAACAACAGCACCGGCCCTGAGCGGAGCAACCTGCTTACCATTGCAGAAGACCGTTGGACAGAAGCCAACCCCAATCCGAATGCGTTTTATCCTCGCCTGGCATACGGCAATGCGGCCAACCGCAACAACGCCGTGGCAAGCAGCTGGTGGATCAAAGACATTTCATTTGTTCGCTTGAAAACATTGGCCATGGGTTACAACCTGCCCGATAAGTGGGTGAAACGTGCTGGCTTCAAAAGTGCACAAGTGTATGCACAAGGTTTCAACCTCATTTATTGGAGTCCCTTCAAACTCTGGGATCCTGAGCTCAACACCGGAAACGGTGCGATTTATCCAAACATCCGCACTTTCTCTGTTGGTCTCGAATTCACCTTATAA
- a CDS encoding RagB/SusD family nutrient uptake outer membrane protein: MKKIFSIAMLASLLLLGSCSKFLDTVPDNILTIDDVFKTRTNVIKYLGNIYQAMPNEFNQRFAGNENSGNWTGAADEGKYTWDFNYSTNMNKSAWANTDGTVSAYWDNYYRAIRKATDFIQRIDGATPEISAAEKTILKGEARALRAFYYYQLMRLYGPVVILGEEQIPVDATNDVVMKERSSFDDCVSFVVDQLDKAYTELPVTSAVAGKFTKPVVKAYKVQVLMLAASPLFNGNTDYAELKNDDGKNLISQTADATKWTKAAACCQRVHYRVCTHHLRFVPCYRCRSFQSSVPLLPRCDFAKLE, from the coding sequence ATGAAAAAAATATTTTCCATTGCCATGCTTGCCTCCCTGCTATTGCTGGGTAGTTGCAGCAAGTTTCTGGATACTGTTCCCGACAATATCCTCACCATCGACGATGTATTTAAAACACGGACCAATGTGATTAAATACCTCGGCAATATTTATCAGGCCATGCCCAATGAGTTCAACCAGCGTTTTGCCGGCAATGAAAACTCAGGCAACTGGACCGGTGCTGCCGATGAAGGCAAGTACACCTGGGACTTTAATTACAGCACCAACATGAACAAAAGTGCATGGGCCAATACCGATGGTACTGTATCTGCCTATTGGGACAACTACTACCGGGCCATCCGCAAGGCTACAGATTTCATTCAGCGCATCGATGGTGCTACACCCGAAATCAGTGCTGCAGAAAAAACCATTCTAAAAGGTGAAGCACGTGCCCTCCGTGCCTTTTACTACTATCAGCTCATGCGTTTGTATGGTCCCGTAGTTATTTTGGGCGAAGAGCAAATTCCTGTTGATGCTACGAATGATGTAGTGATGAAAGAACGGTCTTCTTTCGATGACTGCGTATCATTTGTAGTAGACCAACTGGATAAAGCATACACCGAATTGCCTGTTACTTCTGCTGTGGCAGGTAAGTTTACCAAGCCAGTAGTAAAAGCATATAAAGTACAGGTATTGATGCTGGCGGCCAGCCCGTTGTTCAATGGCAATACCGATTATGCCGAACTGAAAAATGATGATGGCAAAAATCTTATCAGTCAAACAGCTGATGCCACAAAGTGGACAAAAGCTGCTGCTTGCTGCCAAAGAGTTCATTACAGAGTTTGTACCCACCACTTACGATTTGTACCGTGCTACAGATGCCGATCCTTTCAAAGCAGCGTACCTCTCTTGCCGCGATGTGATTTTGCAAAACTGGAATAA